The Rhinolophus sinicus isolate RSC01 linkage group LG13, ASM3656204v1, whole genome shotgun sequence sequence CACGGCACGTGATAGATGCTCAATAGCTGTCAAGTGGGCGAAAGTTAAGACACGGACAGATAACGGAACAGCAGTATGTTCCCCCAGGTCTTCCTTTTCAACCTCCCACCGGTGTCACCACATCTGGGCATCAGGGcacttccttcctcccacccacctACCTCAGAAGATAGGTGTGACACAGGATACTTTCCCACAGCCATTGCGGCAGCATTTCATCTGGCCAGAACACTGGCTGTCCACCTGGCACTGGTCCCGGCAGAGGCCAAGAGGGGTTAAGGGAAGGTCCACCTGGGGGCAGGAACCCTGTTTTTCTGGGTAGaaaggggaagtggggagaggaaaaTGCAGGTCGATGAACAAGTATGCACAGCCTGGTGTCTCACGGCCCCTCACCCTGGCAGTACAAACAGTTGATCCCAGGGGCCTAGAAAGGTCACCTGCagacccctccccctccctccttcactgGTTTTGGCATCACAGGACCTCAGCCTGAGTCTCAGCTCTGCCTTCCCTAACTTTGTTCCCCAGGGCAGAAATCTCCCAGAGGCCCCATCTTTAGGTGTTACATGAGATCAGTGCTGCCCACATCATGGGACTGCTGTGAAAGCAATGGAGGCAGTGTGTCTACACTACTTCTCCCTGAAAAATTCAACTACTTTGTAATAAGAATGAGTGAGTAGAACAGTAACCTTTCCTTAGCTCcttctatgtgtcaggcattattctaagcactTGATGTGCATTAACGCATCTTACCCTCACAATAATCCTAAAAGGGGGAGAGGGTATTGTCAATGTTTCCTCATGTTGCCGATGAGGAAACGTAGGTACCAAgcggttaagtaatttgcctcaGGTCATACAGAGTAGAGGTAGGATTGGAAATCCAGAAATCTGGCTTCAGAGTCTGCGCCGTGCACTCTGCTGCTTTGTATGCTGTTAAGTTCTGTGCACGTGTGAGGGGTTTCACACCCACGATCTCTTCACTCACTGCCATATACTCACTCCCAGTTACAACCAGGAAGCACCATGGCCCCCCATGCACACTCACTCATCCATGCACAGACAAGCATTCTTccaccagcacacacacacacacacacagctaacaCTGTAGAGATGTGCCGCTTACAATGTTCTTTGTGTAAAtccattatctcctttaatcctcacatcaaatATCTCCTCTGCAGGGGATATTTCTAACCCTGTTCCTATGGCAGACAAGGAAAACGACGCATCACCCAACACCACATTGCTGGTCAAAAGTAAAACCAAAACCTTCCAacatccattttctctctctctctctgtctctctctgtctctctctctctctctctctctctctctctctctctctgtctctctctctctctctctctcacacacacacacaccccactccaCTTCTTGGGTCAAGGAGAAGGGCGTTCGGCTCACTTCCCAGAAGCCCCAGGAACCAGCCCAGCAAAATGTCAAACACAGGCACAGAACTGGGTGATTAGCCGTGGAGGACAGGAGTGGCTGACTTCCTAGCACAAGGAAACCCAATCCTTTGAAAAAGGCAGGGGCTCTCGACACCAGGCCGCCCTAGAACAAAGGGAATCCATAGTGGTTTACTGACTAAACGCTGTGTATGCTCGAGTATCTACTCTTTACTAAGAcatttcacatgtattattttctctaGCCCTCATGTCATCCCTGTAAAGTTGGAgaagatgagaaagcagaggctcagagaggtaaagtgacttgctcagaATCACACAACTAGCAGATGACAGAACTAGGATTCTAGTTCAGGGGGCCATCTAGCCCTGGCCCTCTCCCTGTCCATCTGAGATGAGGGAACAGCAAAGACTCCACCTAACAGCAGAGGCTCCCTCTTTTGCCCCTTCACTTCTTTCATCTGTCCGTCTgcctcctgccttctctcccaACCTCCACCTCTCCTTCTGCTTCTCCTCTCTCTGGGCCAGGTTCCAGGCCTCCAGACCCAGAAGCTGCCCTGATAGTCCCGTCCTCCCACCACCTCTCACCTCCCTGTTCATAAGTGTCTGGGGTCTCTAATTGAGAACCTTCCCAGCCCCTCCTagcatctttggagaaataacaAAGAGGGAAAACCACCGGGGTCATATTCTGGATAAGTACCAGTAATCACACTACCTTGGGTACACACCCAAGTCATAGCCCCACTTCCAGTCCTCAGGTTTTCCCTGTGAAAACCGGAAGCTTGGATTCCATGCTGTCTCATGCCACTTCCTGCTCTGAGGGGAGTCCCACAGCCTAGTGGGGAGACTGGAGCGCTAGCAAGGACTTTTTATGGAGCACCCAAGCTTtctcacacattctctctctcacGCAATCCCTAGAGTGTAGGgattgttttaaagatgaggaagggggaggggtgcCCAGGGAGGAGTCCTGACTTTCTTCCATCCACTTGGGCAAAAGTTGAACCCCCTGGCTATGACTCCTGCCAGAGCCCCGGGCTGGtggtgtgatcttgggcaagaaCCTTTCTCTCTCCTAAATCTGTAAGGTCTCCTTCCACCTGGACAGAGGAATCCCGGGAGTCTTGCCAGGCTAGGTGCCCTAAGTGCTTCCCCCAGGGATGGGGTGACCCCAGGGGAGGGCCACCGAGAAGGGTGAGCTCCCAGGCCTTGGGACCCAGCCCGCTCGCCAGCTCTGGGCTTCTCGGCTGCTCCACCCAGTGGAGCAGGAAACTTCGAAACCTGGTCCCCGGACCTCCCGGAACAACCCCCCTGCTGCTGTGCGTGCCGGAAACCCGTCATGCACCAGAGAATCAAATACAGCTAGGGGTGGGGGCCTCCCTGacctccccctcccgccccctgCGCGGCTCAGCGACGCCTTTATGTCCCCAGGGCCAAGCCTTTGTGTCCCCGGATCCAAGGGAGGGAGAGCTCGGGCCGATCTGGTTCCATCCGCCTAAGACTTTGCCAATGGTCCCTGGGTCCGGGAGCGTCCCTCTTCCTGGAACCCGGGCGATGCCGCCTCCTCCctgcgccccgccccgcccccgcgctGGTCGCCCACGGGTTACCATTGGGCAGGTGGCAGACGGTGGCGCAGCCCGCGCGGCAGCACTTGAGGTTGTCCGCGCATTCTCCATCTGAGCCGCACTCCTGCGTGCAGTTCAGGTCGTCCTTCAGCTCTGGGCAAACGCCCGTTTTCTCCACTCCTGTGCctgggaagggaggcagagggcCGTCCGTGGGGGACCAGAGCCCCGGTCCCAGAGGATGCCCACTTCCTGCTCCCAGGACCCCCAATCTCAAGCTTCAATGAATTCTCAGTCTCTGGCCCTAGGCGGCCCCCCTTACAGCCTCCCACTTCCAGGCCAGGAGTCCCCGACACCTGGGAGTACAGGAGTTACCGAACCTTTGGCCTCAGAGCCCTCTATCCTTAGGGGACCCCTTCACCCCGGCACAGCTGACAGTCTAGGAGTTACCGATGTCTAAGCAGAGGGTCCCCCCTCGGGCCACTGAGTCTCCAATTTCAGCACAAAGACTCCCCCAAATTTCAGTCTTTAGTGGTTTCCTTGCCCCCAGCACTTTGGACCCTACACCCTAAGCTCCAAGGGTCACCATTTTTAGCCACTAGGGATCCAAACATTTTAGTCATTAGTCTCCCCACTTCAACCCCAAGAATCCCCATTTCTCCGGCCCGCAGAAAGGCTACCCATCCGCCAAGCTCCGTCCTGGCGCTCCTGGCCCGGCCCTCTGGGCGCCggccctctccctgccccactcaCTTGTGACCGGGGGGAAGCCGAGCAGCAGCAGACCGAGGAGGAGGGCGGCGACCAGCAGACCAACGCGGCAGGCAGGCATGGTGCTGCGCCCGGCGGGGTGCAGGTGAGAGCCGCCGCCGCCGGGATGGGATTTAACCGCGCCCGCGGGGGGCGTGGGGTAGGGGCGGGGCCGAGCCTGCGGGCTAGCCGGCTCTGCGGGCATCGCGGGCGGCCTGCCACCTCCTGCCATTTCACAATCCTCTGGGATCAGGTGTCACTCCTGGCCCCGGTGGGAACCAGGAACCTAATCAGCTTCGCAGCTCAACCAGCTGCAGCCGGACCCTAGTCCACTcgcctctctcctcctccctcctgggtCCTGAGGGCAGGGCCACCGGAGAGGATCCAGGTCCACGACTCCTGGGTCTCTATTCCAAGACTCTGAGGGCACCCCCCCCCACCCGTAGTGCCCAGCGTCGGGGGAGGACGGGAAAGGGCAGGGCCCACAGAGAGGCGACAGAGCCTGGCGGTTAAGCGGTTGGATTTGGGGTCGGCAGGATCATCTCAGATCCCTCTTTAGGGGTTAATGATGGAGGTGTGGTGTAGTGATAAAAAGGACAGACTAGGGGCTAGACAAAAAGCAGTCATTATGAATAAATGAACCCATTTCACACAAGAAATGGCCCATGAAGGTGAGACACCTATTCACAGTCATTTTGGGtgtgtgtttctctcttcctctcttttccacaccctccctctctcagcacttgctgtgtgccaggttctgtgctcTTTGTCTCCTGGATATTTCTGGCAAACGAATGAATAATTACTGTTATCATCAGCTGTAGAGGACAGGTGAACTGGTTGGTCTGAGGTTTAGACCCCGCCCCCTCAAGGGCCCATGTAAAGCTACAGGGACAAggttttgaacccaggtctccttcCCCCCAagcctttgtttttccatttcagccTAAATATTCGCTAGGTGCCTACTATGTGACACATAGAAGACAAGACACTTGGTTTAGAGAAAGTCATCACAGGAGCCTTCCAGCACTGGCCTTGCGGTGACAGGGTCTGGGTTTGACTCCCACCTCTACCACTTTCCAGCGGAGGAACCTTGAATGAATCACTTCCCTGTTCTGAGCAGCAATTTTGTCATCTACAGAGATGATGATAATACCAGAATTCAACAAGAATATGAATGTAATGTTCCTGCCATGAGATAGCTGTGTACTCACTGGGGGCTAGGTCCACGTCATTGACACAGGAACCCAGCCCTGACACATAATGGATAAATGGTGTCTAGTGTTACTAAGGAGACTGATAAGTATATACCAAGCTTTCGAATCCAAATGCCAAAACAGAGTTACCCAGGGAGTTAGACAAGAAGTACCTTCAAACATCCTTCCTGCTCCAACAGTCTGAGATTCTGTAAGCCCCAGGAGGTCTTTGCAGCTGAAGGTTAGAGAGGGTCTGGGGCAGTGAACATTGGGATGACAGGTGAGTAAAGGTCACCTCCAGCCACTGTCCCCATAGATGGATCCTGTAAAAGAGGCTGAGAATGCCTCCTTCAACTTCCCATGCCCAGCCAGGGGACTGGAGACATGCCGTTGTTGGGAGAGGCCAGGACTATTTACTCTGAGCTCAGAGAAGTCAACAGCAATGAGGCAGGAGCCAGGTGGGGACACAACACTGGGCGCTCTCCTGAAACTCAGTCTAGGGCACGCAGAGGACACTTCGGTGAGCAGCCGGTTTTAGCCTGTAGTCTCAGCTGGCTACTGGACATTCTGCCTTGGGCACGGCTGCCCACAGCTTTCTTCCGGGTCCTACCCCACTCCTTAGGCCAGGAAACTGCCCAGCCTCACCCCTCCTTAGCCTCAAGAACTCCCCTGCTGATTGGCTACCTTTTACAGGAATGAGGATTAGGCTGAGGCTgagaggatggggtggggcaaAGGATGGAGGAAAAAGTTTCATCGGTCAGTGGCCCGTAGCATGCAAAAGATGTTTTGCTTTTGTGATGCTGGGCTTTGTGCTAgggacatttatatattttctcttctacgTAAAAGTAAAAAGGACAAAGGCTTTAGAAACAAATACGTTCAGGTCCAAATCAGGGGCTGGCCACTTCCTGGCTATGTGACTTAGAGCAACACTTCACTTTCTGAACCTATTTCTTCTTCCATAAAAGAGGTATCATCACAACTTTTGTAggattattttaaggattaaaggGAAAAAGTATAAACCAGAGATTGCAAAGCTGGCTAAAACATGTATGTTGTTCGCCCacacagtacatttttaaattttgaatttgttgCCAAGACATAAAAGtgggagatttcacataaaaataaatgtctagcTTCTCTTGGAAAAAGTAAAAGCTCTAGCAACACAATCCTGCAGTTTTATGAGGCAGCAGTGGGTCTCAAATGTAAGCAGGCATCAGAATCACGtagagagcttgttaaaacagatttcgAGATCTCTACCCCCAGAGTTTTGATTCAGTAGTGAGAaatagagtgaagaaataaaatggagtcactatagtcaagctgctaaattactaaaatcaagtagaTTGAGGTATGAGGAAACAattctgttcttgttttaactagcctgagaacttaaacttttgaactttccagtcctgcGTCAATACCTGAATGTACACCAGACCTCCAAATAACCCTCTGATGACCCCCCCGGAAGGCTCATGTACCCAGACCACCTGATATCCATTACCCAGATCACTGGACATGACCAGACCTCCTGTAGCTCATCCTCCAGGCCACCTGACATCTGACTGAAAGCCATCCTGGATCAGTCTAAGAATGAAGGACTGATTtttctcaagaatgtactttttactgtAAGAACTCTTTAAattgtctttcttctttggaacacttctggCTTTTTGCCTAGTTATGTTTCCAGTTTGCAAACCCTAAGACCCtttgtggggatagagccaggagtgtagtttccaggctctcggcctcacgtgaaaaggtgctggctcaggtagtaaatagccatcaactgtgattggatggccatcagctgtggctatttggctgTTAGCTGTAACCggtaagccattggccactaatataactgccgtggctacgctagcagcaaatggggaccagcaagaagatggtggcttagCTAGCAAGCGCGAATTGCAGCTAGCAAGCGCagagtgtggcggagtgtggattgcggattctgtgactcctgcttcctgtgtctccaacgcagccGCCAACGAGACTGTAGTGAGATGacgcccctatctatggctccgtgggggttcctttttggcctcaccatatcctgcgttcttatgtgggaagcaggatcagagaccccgcctgacaccctgcatgacacccttgAATAACTCCTATCATTTATTTCGAGCACAGCTTCCAGACACTTTCTGAGTTCATTCCACAGGTGgaacctgagaatttgcattctaACAGGTTTCCAGGTCATGCTGATTCTGATGGTCAAGGGACTacactttgaaaaccattgaCTAGAGCCAAGTAGATCGGCTCTCATTTTATGAGGGCTAATTCTTTCCAGTTTCCCAGAATGCCCACCATTCCTTATTGTCTAACATGCCCCAACCCCCACTCTAACTCCTTCCATTCACATTACTTGCCTGGCTTGGAAGGCGTTTAAAATTGTGACCTCTAGGTGGTTGCATACTAAGTGTTCAGTAAAAGGTAGCTAGTATTTACTTAATCTATGAActaagtattattattcccatattacagatgaagaaactaaaattcAGTTACACAAAGTGACTTATTGGAGGAAACACAGTCAGTGAACCAGAAGTAAGAAATTTGTGCAAACCTTTTAATCATGTGGTTCCAGTGATTCagtgctttacacacacacacacacacacacacacacacctatctgAGGTTAGCACAGATGATGCATCAAAAATTTTGGACATcgtgctcgcttcagcagcacatatactaaaaaatttTGGACAttgggcctgcccggtggctcaggcggttagagctccgtgctcctaactctgaaggctgctggttcgatttccacatgcgccagtgggctctcaaccacaaggttgccggtttgactcccgcaagtgatggtggtctgtgcccccctgcaactagcaacggcaactggaccgggagctgagctgcgccctccacaactaagactgaaaggacaacaacctgaagctgaacggcaccttccacaactaagattgaaaggacaacaacttgacttggaaaaaagtcctggaagtacacactgttccccaataaagccctgttccccttccccaataaaaaaaaatcttaaaaaaaaaaaattttggacaTGACTTCATGAgcataaaataatacttatcagggaagaaaagaaataggaaagaaggaCACGTTTACAATGGGAGGTGACATTAGTCAGATGTAGACATGCCCACTCTAAGGTGACCATAAACAAGTTAACTTTGAAGATTTCGGAAATTCCCAGGAACCGTGTGTTTTTAACTAGACAATGGGGCCTTGTTTTCTTGGACTGTTGGACCCACATAAACTTCCTTCACTCCACGGAAAACTCTCTCTGAGTATATTggctattttgttgttttgttaccTAGGATCCATTTGTCCTTTTGCTGATAACAGTATCTTGATTTTGCTTTGGGAATGAGTCTTCCTCCACCCAggacaggtggggtgggggtggggggcctgccCATCAAAGTGCCTGCTCTACCACCACCAAAGAGTGGCCAGACAATTTCCCTGGATTTTTTTACCTTGAGCAATGAATAACAAAAGACCTGCAAATGTGTGGAGCTCATTCAGAGGAGCCCTGGGAAGACTTCAGTTCTGCCTTGTTTACCATCCTTTCCAAGCTGGCTTCTTTTACCCTTCCCTTCAGTTCTACTGGTTGCAAGCGGAAGAATCCAACTAGGGATAACTTAAGGGAACTATTAGAAAGGGAGAATGGATGCCCACCACAGGACCATACCATTCTCTTGATTACTCCTTAACATGCTTttctcatctcagtaaatggcaacgTGATTTTCCCAGGGGCTCAAGCCAAAAGCCTAATAGTCATAACATGCCTTTCTTTCATAACCCATAGAAATCTATCAGCAAACCCTGTTAACTGGcctcaaatatataaatacttcCAGAATCCTCTTCTCACCATTTCCACTGTTCTTGCCTGGTCCAAGTATTATCATGGTGGCCCCCCTTCTATCTATTCCATCCATTCTCCACATGTAGCCACATATGGGTGATCCAGGGGACAACCCCAACTAAgctcccagccaacagccagcaccaaaTGGTAGTCTTGCGAGGGAGCCATCGTGGATGTCTAGCCCAATCGAGCCGTCAGGCAAGTTGCAGcctcagccaccatctgacaccaACCTCATACAGAACCCAAggaagaaccacccagctgatCGAAGTCAACCCATAGGACCACAAGAgttaataataaattgttttaagccactagttTTTTGGGGGGTTCATTATGCacaataccgtgtttctccgaaaataagacctaaccggaaaataagcccacGCATGATTTTTCCTGAtgctcataataaaaaataagccctaatgcgtcttttggggcaaaaattaatataagacccggtcttattttcagggaaatacggtagatcACCAACACAGTGGTAAACCAGAGGAATACGGAATCTGCTCATACTCTctagtgaagaaaataaaccagtaaattagtaaatggaaaatatcaTTGCAGATATGGATAAAtgctattgaaaaataaaagcaaggttATGTGATTGTAAGTCAGGGGTGGGGGAACCAGGGACGTgctctctgaagaggtgacatttaaactgagactATGTAAGATCTATCCATACAATTATCTGGGGGctgaatacttaaaaaaaaaaaggggggggttaAAGCTCTTGACATAGTCACCTTTGTATGGGGGACAGTCCTTTTTCACGCATCTAGATCTTTTCAGAAGTGGTGGAAATTGGCAACTAGGGTACATTTGTCGCATcccagagaaaataaagaaaattaggtTGTTGCACTTTATAAATGGTTAAATGAAACTGTTCAAGCCATTTTTATAGTTGTGATGcacaaaataacttaaataagGGTTTCTACAAATATTGCTTCTGTAAAATGTGTATAGTTTGCTGCCCATTTATGAGTAAAAATGAGTATCATACGTGTTAAGGAAGGGGGTGTGTGTAGGTTCAGATGGAAGTGGTACTTCCTCCTGCTGCCACCAGAGGGCAGGCAGTGCTTCCTTCAAGAGGGGTTCCTAAGGTCTGAAGAAGGGGTGTCTTTAATCCCAAAGAAAACCCGCAGTATCTCCCACCACCTGTGCATACTCTTGAGAGACCAGAGGGTCAAATAAAGGGCAAGGTGGGGTGGGCACAAGATTGGACCCGGGTGAGGCCTATCGTTGAAACAAGAGGGGGTTAGGTTACCCCTGAGGAAGACTGTGACCCATTTGGAGGAGAGATTGTGGCACTCCTTGGGCGCTTGGAGGGACTTTTCAGGAGTAGATGGCAGGGAGGtaacactacaaaaaaaaaaaaaagttatttgttcctttctttaaAGGAGTAGACAGCACATTTAAAAAGCAGTCAGGAGCCAAGGAAACTAAAAATCGATGTGCTTTTGATAAGTTGCTTTGATGTATGCTGTTCAAAGCACTTCAGCACCATAATCAACATAGTTGTCAAAAATACCCAAACCCATGAATTTCTGAAGGCAGATACCATCACCCTATTTCACAAAGAAGGAAACT is a genomic window containing:
- the WFDC2 gene encoding WAP four-disulfide core domain protein 2 produces the protein MPAEPASPQARPRPYPTPPAGAVKSHPGGGGSHLHPAGRSTMPACRVGLLVAALLLGLLLLGFPPVTSTGVEKTGVCPELKDDLNCTQECGSDGECADNLKCCRAGCATVCHLPNEKQGSCPQVDLPLTPLGLCRDQCQVDSQCSGQMKCCRNGCGKVSCVTPIF